Below is a window of Clostridiales bacterium DNA.
CCGCACCCATGACCTGTCCCGCATCATCCCCGGCGAATGCCCCTGCGGCAGCAAACATCCCCGCCTGGATACCATCATGGGCCGCACCGACGATATGATGAAGATCAAGGGCGTCAACGTCTTCCCGAGCCAGATCGAGGAAATCCTCCAGTCCTTCCCGGAGGCTTCCAGCGAATACCAGATCCGGATCTCCCACCTGGACGGCAAGGATACCATGCGGATCTATGTCGAAACCAACGGCTCCGTGGATTTCCAGGACCTGGCCAACCGTATCGCCGCAAAGGTCAAGAGCGTCATCGGCTTCACCCCGATCGTCAAGGTCGTGGAAAACGGCCTGCTTCCCCGCAGTGAAAAGAAAACCAAGCGCGTCATCGACGAGCGGTACGACTGACCGCCGTCTCCCGCGTTTTAGGTTCATTTTAAAAACCTCCCTTACAATCATCCTGTCGGATGCGGTAAGGGAGGATTTTTTCTCTGCGGCAGAGAAAGAATTCCATAAAAAAGAACCCTGCCTGTGTGTTGCTGTGAAATCGCCCGATCGGGCCGGAGGTATGGATGAGGCTGTTGTTTGCGGAGGATGACCGGGACCTGTCCGCGGCGGTCAAAGCGCTGCTGGAACGGTCCGGCTATGTGGTGGATGCCGTTTTCGACGGCGCCGAGGCGGTGGATTACGCCGCCTCGGAGAACTATGACGGTATTATCATGGACTGGATGATGCCTGAGATGGACGGAGTGGAAGCCCTGAAGAGGATCCGCGCCTCCGGGAGCAATGTGCCCTGTATGCTGCTCACCGCCCGGGACGCTTTTGAAGACCGGATTGCGGGGCTGGATGCCGGGGCGGATGATTACCTGCCGAAGCCCTTCAATGCCGGCGAACTGATGGCCCGTGTCCGGGCCATGCTGCGGCGCCGGGAAAACTATGTGCCGGATACCCTCCGCTTTGAGGATCTTACACTGGACAAAGGCAGCTGCGAACTTTCCTGCGGCAGCCGTTCCGTCCACCTGACCGGGAAATCATACCAGCTCATGGAGCTTTTCATGGAAAACCCGCGTCTCCTTTTCTCCGTCCAGCAGCTCATGGATAAGGTCTGGGGCTGGGATGCTGAGGCGGAAATCAATGTCGTATGGGTCAACATCTCCCAGCTGCGCAAAAAGCTGGCTGAGCTCGGTTCCGGAACAGAAATCCGGGTTCACCGCGGAACAGGCTACTCACTGGAGAAGAAATCATGATCAGGCAATTGCAGAAACGGTTTATCCGGATCGCCGTCCTGGCCCTTACCGTGGCTATGGTGCTGGTGGTCTGCATCGTCAACCTGGCCAACTGGATCAGCGTGCGTGCCGAACTGGATGACACGCTGGCTTCATTGTCCGCAAATACGCTTCCCTCAGCTTCCGTTCCGTCAGAAAGTCCCTTTCCGGATCTTCCGGCTCCCGGTTCAGGGACGGAAAACCGTCTCAATTCCCGGCGGGATCCCGGTTTCCGGAATGAATGGGACGGTTTTCGCAGCCGGCATGCACGTAACATGGCCAGTGAGACCAACTGGTTTACTGC
It encodes the following:
- a CDS encoding response regulator transcription factor, giving the protein MRLLFAEDDRDLSAAVKALLERSGYVVDAVFDGAEAVDYAASENYDGIIMDWMMPEMDGVEALKRIRASGSNVPCMLLTARDAFEDRIAGLDAGADDYLPKPFNAGELMARVRAMLRRRENYVPDTLRFEDLTLDKGSCELSCGSRSVHLTGKSYQLMELFMENPRLLFSVQQLMDKVWGWDAEAEINVVWVNISQLRKKLAELGSGTEIRVHRGTGYSLEKKS